ACGGATTAACACGGATTAGCACGGATAAATAGTAGATAGCAGAGGACAGAAGATAGAGAACAGAGGTCAGAGAACAGAAGGAGAAAAACCCTACGATATTTTAACTAATGGCAGAAAATTATTTACTATTAACTACTTAAAAAACTAATATCAAATTATTGTCAAAAGTATGCCAACTTCATTAGAAAAAAACTCGAACATCGAGCGATTTATTTTACTTTCGTATTGCATTATCTCCTCACCTTGTCAAGGGGACATCTTCTATCTTTTTATGCTTCTTTAATACAATAAAATCCACTATACCTTTCAAATATCCCACACCATAGCTAAGATGAAGCGTCACAAAAGCTATCGGTAAAACCATTAAATGCTTTAAGCCTCTCTTAACTGATAACAAAAGGGAAAACCCCAGATTTGCAGTTAAATAACTTAAGATAATTAAAAGAAATATCCACAAAAATGGTTTTATCAGAAACGAAAGTATTCCACACATAATTAAACTACCTACAAAGACACTAGGAATTAACTGTCGCCAGGTAAGTACTGCTCCTACTTTTTGAGCTACAAGGGGTTTAAAGTACCCGTATTGGTAATGCTGACACCATAATTTTTTTAATGAAGGTCTTAAGTGAAGGTGCGATTTAATCAATGGTGAAAAATAAATCCTTCCACCGTTCTTAATCAACCGATAGTTAAACTCTTCGTCCTGATCACGGATAAGTTCTTCATCAATTAATCCGATTTTGGAAAACACTTCTTTCTTATAGAGACAATATGGGAGAGTGTCCGAAACAAAACCTTCATTTGTTCTACTTCTGTATCTTTTACCTCCAGCACCAAAAATCGAATCTGCCGCAAAAGGAATTGCTCGGGATACGATATCATCCCCTTCATTTATTGTGTTCAACATTCCACCTACAGCATCTGCATTGGTTTTATTTAGGTATTTGACTCCATTTATTAAAAAATCGCTATCAATAACGGCATGGGAGTTAATCATCACGATTAGATCACCCTTTGCATTTTTTATTCCTATATTCATTGCCACAGGAGTAACTCTCTTCTGGTTTTCCAGCAATCTGATGAAGGGATATTTTTGAGAGTATTCACTCACACCCTTTTTCGTCTCATCCTCACTCATCCCATCAACAACCAAGACCTCAAGTTTGTCCTTTGGATAATCCTGGGCAATAATGGAGTCAAGGCATTTGCCGATGAACCTTTCCTCATTTCGACAGGGGATGATGATGGAAACAGACGGTAACTTATAATATGCCATATAGATAGTCCTCCATATCTGCCAGCTTGGATATCACTTCTCTATTAATTTCTATCTAATTCATTTGCTGATAATTCCAGAATCTGCAAAACAGCCTTGATTAATTAGAGTTAAAAGTTATCCTTCATGAAAATGCTCGGCCAGCCAAAACAAGAGATGTAATTAACTGCAAATAAATTACTTGCAAATTCCTGCCTCCTGTGGTATAATTGGATTAAAAGCAATAACCACAACCCCAAAAACAGCAGGAGGCAAAGAAGCATGAAACCTACCAGAGAACAAAGTCCGGCATTGTCCCAAATCCCCTAAAAAAGGGCTGAAAAACTGGTAACAGTTTGGAGAACATTATGCCTCGCCTCAATCACGTTATTATCTCCACAACTATGGGGGGTAAAAGTCTTTTCCTTGTCT
This sequence is a window from bacterium. Protein-coding genes within it:
- a CDS encoding glycosyltransferase family 2 protein gives rise to the protein MAYYKLPSVSIIIPCRNEERFIGKCLDSIIAQDYPKDKLEVLVVDGMSEDETKKGVSEYSQKYPFIRLLENQKRVTPVAMNIGIKNAKGDLIVMINSHAVIDSDFLINGVKYLNKTNADAVGGMLNTINEGDDIVSRAIPFAADSIFGAGGKRYRSRTNEGFVSDTLPYCLYKKEVFSKIGLIDEELIRDQDEEFNYRLIKNGGRIYFSPLIKSHLHLRPSLKKLWCQHYQYGYFKPLVAQKVGAVLTWRQLIPSVFVGSLIMCGILSFLIKPFLWIFLLIILSYLTANLGFSLLLSVKRGLKHLMVLPIAFVTLHLSYGVGYLKGIVDFIVLKKHKKIEDVPLTR